One window of the Panulirus ornatus isolate Po-2019 chromosome 12, ASM3632096v1, whole genome shotgun sequence genome contains the following:
- the LOC139751748 gene encoding uncharacterized protein, whose product MREHCLHTRPSTCCRMKLYHGAGVLLHLLLLLGFATKGWSLRVSGVLVPPVVVSGSTVELVCNYHHSTDRPDPLYSVKWYRDVNQFYEYIPRRSPPIRVYPLPHVNVDESRSTREKVALTGVTRETSGNFRCEVMGDKPFFETDDHAVNMTVVDVPAWGPELWDVARGTKVRPREVIATRCLVGHSDPPADITWTINSVRSPPHAHIQRSIQTDQWGRRMQVSELQVAVTEAWLERGFMTLSCHVQVSSVFHKTANVTLIHADWPQPAEFGWLSSGSSPQSSLLLLAVTLLSLVTV is encoded by the exons ATGCGTGAGCACTGCCTCCACACTCGGCCCTCCACCTGCTGCAGGATGAAGCTGTATCATGGTGCGGGTGTTCTCCtacacctcctgctcctcctgggGTTCGCCACCAAAG GGTGGAGTCTGCGAGTCTCCGGGGTGTTGGTTCCTCCTGTGGTAGTGTCGGGTTCCAcagtcgagctggtgtgcaattACCACCACAGTACAGACCGACCCGACCCGCTCTACTCAGTCAAGTGGTACCGCGACGTGAATCAGTTCTACGAGTACATACCCCGGAGGAGCCCGCCCATCCGGGTCTACCCGCTGCCGCATGTGAACGTCGAT gagagccGCAGCACCCGGGAGAAGGTGGCGCTGACGGGGGTGACGCGGGAGACTTCCGGCAACTTCCGGTGTGAAGTGATGGGAGACAAGCCTTTCTTCGAGACTGACGACCACGCCGTGAACATGACGGTGGTCG ACGTACCGGCGTGGGGCCCTGAGCTCTGGGACGTGGCACGAGGCACGAAGGTGAGGCCGCGGGAGGTGATTGCCACCCGCTGCCTAGTAGGTCACTCTGACCCGCCTGCCGACATCACGTGGACCATCAACTCCGTCAGATCGCCGCCCCACGCCCACATCCAGCGGTCCATTCAGACGGATCAGTGGGGACGACGCATGCAAGTGTCC GAGCTGCAGGTGGCGGTGACGGAGGCGTGGCTGGAGCGTGGGTTCATGACACTGAGCTGCCACGTACAGGTCTCCTCCGTCTTCCACAAGACGGCCAATGTCACGCTCATCCACGCCGATTGGCCCCAGCCTGCAGAGTTCGGCTGGCTCTCCTCAG GTTCATCCCCACAGTCCTCCCTGCTACTGCTGGCTGTGACGCTGCTCTCTCTCGTGAcggtgtga